A section of the Bombus terrestris chromosome 2, iyBomTerr1.2, whole genome shotgun sequence genome encodes:
- the LOC100646216 gene encoding homeodomain-interacting protein kinase 2 isoform X9 yields the protein MPFESRWPESAWNHTKAHGMCDMFIQTQQTSSVNGSSSSSSSSSNNTVHHHSKKRKLEYNVSQPVIQHALVQSTGDYQLDNTGLQQRYSVNGANTAFSSLHNNNALQKSSPNQQTLVRASTIKLLDTYQRCGQKRKTWSREGNGDGLAVHSANATNAVGSTVVSQHHNQQQQQLQQQQQQQQQQQHKQTGMTAHSKQVTNAANGGGGSNPQGDGDYQLVQHEVLYSMTNQYEVLEFLGRGTFGQVVKCWKKGTNEIVAIKILKNHPSYARQGQIEVSILSRLSQENADEFNFVRAYECFQHKSHTCLVFEMLEQNLYDFLKQNKFSPLPLKYIRPILQQVLTALLKLKQLGLIHADLKPENIMLVDPVRQPYRVKVIDFGSASHVSKAVCNTYLQSRYYRAPEIILGLPYCEAIDMWSLGCVVAELFLGWPLYPGSSEYDQIRYISQTQGLPTEHMLNNASKTTKFFYRDMDSTYPFWRLKTPEEHEAETGIKSKEARKYIFNCLDDIGQVNVPTDLEGGQLLAEKADRREFIDLLKRMLTMDQVERRITPGEALNHAFVTLAHLVDYAHCNNVKASVQMMEVCRRAGDFTASPAHHQAPPAPQPPPPTSLVANFVPTTNGSAVTFTFNNQLTNQVQRLVREHRTAQTGYDNLYQIYSNSSRRATQYSSSSSGSNSGRSGVHDFPHQLVPGLLCHPPSYQTMPSPAKHVVVAQPPQAQQGPLQIQPSIISQQAVAAAAAAAQQQYAAVPVSMVETGRQMLLTNAVQTSWPGGSRQMAAIVPSWQQLPPQHAAIQQPLLSDAGDWGRPLIVDSSAILQDQRPVFPVTEVYNTSALVEHPPQGWGKRSVTKHHQHHVSVPPQSQHRHEHKKETQQLSPVKKRVKESTPPSNMRRHSPSSGHWQQQPMQQHHHSSKHSSSHNVEHHQVTSGRQQTITIHDTPSPAVSVITISDSEDETPGKCCGDRQCGACQNLATRLSGDGRPVREEVIRSTQSTPRVVQPIQQTHSSSQSHTNGHVTTHSTSQRSQRKNIISCVTVGDSDGEASPGRAHNPYQHLPQHPQHQQTTQLIKHEPQQQHHVSSSSSGYSSQSQKKRLLAKVQSECNMVNVATKPEPGVEYLAPHPCHAPACKEPPTYQYVTTSSAHPHLQEQHIVYTTGTDKRVSWPGKRAEYKHEYVQPPAAHSRDHQKWAVANTVHQYRQSQVVGSAAHPGHTHSHHGHPAHLSPGGGGGGRSPAGGPVIGSAQHLGQPLYQEYAHVRSRAHAVPPPVYVTAAPSQAPTAIQQQQVPTYQGFTPGWVPRHLVDACISSPLTLYDSSRALPPPAHHSSARPLLASHAAHPLPAHMQPTAVYGLAPLSPAKHQYQPSGLWFTE from the exons ATGCCTTTTGAGAGCCGCTGGCCCGAATCAGCGTGGAACCATACAAAGGCACAT GGAATGTGTGACATGTTCATCCAAACACAGCAGACGAGTAGCGTCAacggcagcagcagcagcagcagcagcagcagtaaCAACACCGTTCACCACCACAGCAAGAAACGCAAGTTGGAGTACAACGTGAGTCAGCCGGTGATCCAACACGCATTGGTTCAATCGACCGGCGACTACCAATTAGACAATACCGGTCTGCAACAACGGTACTCCGTGAACGGTGCTAATACCGCATTTAGCTCGCTGCACAACAATAATGCGCTGCAGAAGAGTAGCCCGAACCAACAGACCCTGGTACGAGCCTCGACGATCAAGCTCTTAGACACGTACCAACGCTGTGGCCAGAAG AGAAAAACTTGGTCGAGGGAGGGTAATGGTGACGGCCTGGCAGTCCACTCCGCCAACGCGACGAACGCAGTGGGCAGTACTGTAGTGTCGCAACATCATAatcaacagcaacagcagctgcaacaacaacagcagcagcagcaacaacaacaacacaAGCAGACAGGCATGACGGCACATAGCAAGCAAGTAACCAACGCTGCCAATGGAGGCGGTGGCAGCAACCCCCAAGGAGATGGAGATTACCAGTTGGTACAGCACGAGGTTCTCTATTCTATGACTAATCAATATGAAGTCCTCGAGTTTTTGGGCAGAGGTACTTTTGGACAG GTCGTAAAATGCTGGAAAAAGGGAACCAATGAAATAGTTGCCATCAAAATTCTGAAGAACCATCCATCGTATGCGCGCCAAGGGCAGATTGAG GTCTCCATCCTGTCTCGACTCAGTCAGGAAAATGCGGATGAGTTCAACTTTGTGCGCGCTTATGAGTGCTTTCAGCACAAATCCCATACCTGCTTGGTCTTTGAGATGCTAGAACAGAATCTGTATGATTTCCTGAAACAGAATAAATTTTCACCCCTACCCCTCAAGTATATCAGACCGATTCTTCAACAAGTACTCACCGCTCTTTTGAAACTTAAG CAATTGGGGTTAATTCACGCAGACCTTAAACCGGAAAACATTATGTTGGTGGATCCAGTTCGTCAGCCTTATCGTGTAAAAGTTATTGATTTTGGGTCAGCTTCCCATGTATCTAAAGCTGTCTGCAACACGTATTTACAATCGCGATACTACCGTGCACCTGAAATTATACTTGGACTTCCATATTGTGAAGCAATAGATATGTGGTCGCTCGGCTGTGTAGTTGCGGAATTGTTTTTAGGATGGCCTCTATACCCTGGTAGTTCAGAATACGATCAGATTCGATACATAAGTCAGACGCAAGGCCTACCAACGGAACACATGTTAAACAATGCCAGCAAAACAACAAAATTCTTTTACAGAGACATGGACA GTACATATCCATTTTGGCGATTAAAAACACCGGAAGAGCATGAGGCTGAAACTGGTATCAAATCAAAGGAAGCGAGGAAGTATATTTTTAACTGTCTCGATGATATTGGTCAAGTTAATGTCCCGACTGATTTGGAGGGTGGTCAACTTTTGGCAGAAAAAGCAGATAGAAGAGAGTTCATTGACCTCTTGAAGAGGATGCTCACAATGGACCAGGTA GAGCGCCGCATAACACCTGGGGAGGCTCTGAACCATGCCTTTGTTACGCTGGCCCATTTAGTCGATTATGCACATTGTAACAATGTTAAGGCTTCCGTCCAAATGATGGAGGTTTGCCGACGAGCCGGTGACTTCACTGCAAGTCCAGCGCATCATCAAGCTCCTCCAGCACCCCAACCACCACCACCAACATCATTGGTAGCTAATTTCGTGCCGACGACAAATGGTAGTGCCGTAACTTTCACCTTCAACAACCAGTTGACCAATCAAGTACAGCGATTGGTTAGAGAACATCGGACTGCGCAAACAGGATATGATAATCTG TATCAAATATACAGTAACAGTAGTCGTCGTGCGACTCAGTACAGTAGCTCGTCAAGTGGATCAAATAGCGGACGAAGTGGAGTGCACGACTTTCCACATCAATTGGTGCCTGGTCTACTTTGTCATCCACCCAGTTATCAGACGATGCCAAGTCCTGCAAAACACGTAGTTGTTGCTCAA CCTCCACAAGCGCAACAAGGTCCGTTACAAATCCAACCATCGATTATATCGCAGCAGGCCGTTGCTGCTGCAGCTGCAGCTGCCCAACAACAATATGCAGCGGTTCCCGTATCTATGGTGGAAACTGGACGACAAATGTTACTAACC AATGCTGTACAAACCTCTTGGCCTGGTGGAAGTCGTCAAATGGCCGCTATCGTACCATCTTGGCAACAGTTACCACCGCAACATGCAGCCATACAGCAGCCATTACTGAGTGATGCTGGAGATTGGGGAAGACCTCTTATTGTCGATAGTTCTGCTATTCTGCAG GATCAGAGGCCAGTATTTCCTGTCACGGAAGTATACAATACTAGTGCCCTTGTTGAGCATCCTCCTCAAGGTTGGGGCAAGCGTAGTGTTACGAAACATCATCAACATCATGTGTCTGTACCCCCGCAGTCTCAACATAGGCACGAGCATAAAAAGGAAACACAGCAGTTAAGTCCAGTGAAAAAGAGGGTAAAAGAAAGTACTCCACCGAGCAATATGAGACGGCATTCACCTTCCAGCGGTCATTGGCAACAGCAACCCATGCAGCAACACCATCACAGCAGCAAACACAGCAGTAGTCATAATGTAGAACACCATCAAGTTACATCTGGTCGGCAGCAAACTATTACAATTCACGATACACCATCACCTGCAGTTTCTGTTATCACGATAAGTGATAGCGAAGACGAAACACCGGGCAAGTG CTGTGGAGATCGGCAATGTGGAGCCTGTCAAAATTTGGCAACTCGCCTGTCTGGCGATGGACGTCCAGTCCGCGAGGAAGTCATTCGAAG TACGCAGTCAACACCACGCGTGGTTCAACCAATACAGCAAACCCATTCAAGTAGTCAGTCGCATACTAATGGCCACGTAACAACGCATAGTACATCTCAAAGATCGcaacgaaaaaatattatcaGTTGTGTAACTGTCGGTGACAGCGATGGCGAAGCTAGTCCAGGTCGAGCGCATAATCCATACCAACATTTACCGCAACATCCTCAGCATCAACAAACTACGCAGTTAATTAAACACGAACCCCAACAGCAACATCACGTCAGCAG TAGCAGTTCTGGATATTCGTCTCAATCGCAAAAGAAACGTTTATTGGCCAAAGTACAGTCCGAATGTAATATGGTGAATGTTGCGACAAAACCGGAGCCCGGCGTTGAGTACCTTGCACCTCATCCGTGTCACGCGCCAGCCTGTAAAGAGCCACCGACCTATCAg TATGTGACCACGAGTAGCGCGCATCCGCACCTTCAAGAGCAACACATTGTGTATACGACTGGCACGGACAAGCGGGTATCATGGCCTGGAAAGAGAGCTGAATACAAGCACGAGTACGTTCAACCACCGGCTGCTCATTCCAGAGACCACCAGAAATGGGCGGTAGCGAATACTGTGCATCAGTATAG GCAGAGCCAGGTGGTGGGTTCGGCAGCCCATCCGGGTCATACCCACAGTCACCATGGGCATCCGGCCCACCTCAGTCCTGGGGGCGGTGGCGGGGGCAGAAGTCCTGCAGGGGGGCCTGTAATAGGAAGTGCCCAGCATCTGGGACAGCCCCTGTACCAGGAGTACGCCCATGTGCGTTCAAGAGCCCATGCCGTGCCACCCCCGGTATACGTAACCGCCGCGCCTTCTCAGGCGCCTACTGCTATCCAGCAGCAACAAGTGCCCACCTATCAGGGATTCACACCCGGGTGGGTACCTAGACACCTAGTTGATGCATGCAT CTCGTCTCCATTAACGTTGTATGATTCTAGTCGAGCGTTGCCACCACCAGCTCATCACAGCTCGGCCAGACCGTTGCTAGCAAGTCATGCAGCGCATCCACTGCCTGCACATATGCAGCCAACAGCCGTTTATGGATTGGCCCCACTTTCACCGGCCAAACATCAATATCAACCTTCTGGTTTGTGGTTCACCGAGTAA
- the LOC100646216 gene encoding homeodomain-interacting protein kinase 2 isoform X14, translating into MPFESRWPESAWNHTKAHGMCDMFIQTQQTSSVNGSSSSSSSSSNNTVHHHSKKRKLEYNVSQPVIQHALVQSTGDYQLDNTGLQQRYSVNGANTAFSSLHNNNALQKSSPNQQTLVRASTIKLLDTYQRCGQKRKTWSREGNGDGLAVHSANATNAVGSTVVSQHHNQQQQQLQQQQQQQQQQQHKQTGMTAHSKQVTNAANGGGGSNPQGDGDYQLVQHEVLYSMTNQYEVLEFLGRGTFGQVVKCWKKGTNEIVAIKILKNHPSYARQGQIEVSILSRLSQENADEFNFVRAYECFQHKSHTCLVFEMLEQNLYDFLKQNKFSPLPLKYIRPILQQVLTALLKLKQLGLIHADLKPENIMLVDPVRQPYRVKVIDFGSASHVSKAVCNTYLQSRYYRAPEIILGLPYCEAIDMWSLGCVVAELFLGWPLYPGSSEYDQIRYISQTQGLPTEHMLNNASKTTKFFYRDMDSTYPFWRLKTPEEHEAETGIKSKEARKYIFNCLDDIGQVNVPTDLEGGQLLAEKADRREFIDLLKRMLTMDQVERRITPGEALNHAFVTLAHLVDYAHCNNVKASVQMMEVCRRAGDFTASPAHHQAPPAPQPPPPTSLVANFVPTTNGSAVTFTFNNQLTNQVQRLVREHRTAQTGYDNLYQIYSNSSRRATQYSSSSSGSNSGRSGVHDFPHQLVPGLLCHPPSYQTMPSPAKHVVVAQPPQAQQGPLQIQPSIISQQAVAAAAAAAQQQYAAVPVSMVETGRQMLLTNAVQTSWPGGSRQMAAIVPSWQQLPPQHAAIQQPLLSDAGDWGRPLIVDSSAILQDQRPVFPVTEVYNTSALVEHPPQGWGKRSVTKHHQHHVSVPPQSQHRHEHKKETQQLSPVKKRVKESTPPSNMRRHSPSSGHWQQQPMQQHHHSSKHSSSHNVEHHQVTSGRQQTITIHDTPSPAVSVITISDSEDETPGKCCGDRQCGACQNLATRLSGDGRPVREEVIRSTQSTPRVVQPIQQTHSSSQSHTNGHVTTHSTSQRSQRKNIISCVTVGDSDGEASPGRAHNPYQHLPQHPQHQQTTQLIKHEPQQQHHVSSSSSGYSSQSQKKRLLAKVQSECNMVNVATKPEPGVEYLAPHPCHAPACKEPPTYQDDAYDMHDYFLQYVTTSSAHPHLQEQHIVYTTGTDKRVSWPGKRAEYKHEYVQPPAAHSRDHQKWAVANTVHQYSSSPLTLYDSSRALPPPAHHSSARPLLASHAAHPLPAHMQPTAVYGLAPLSPAKHQYQPSGLWFTE; encoded by the exons ATGCCTTTTGAGAGCCGCTGGCCCGAATCAGCGTGGAACCATACAAAGGCACAT GGAATGTGTGACATGTTCATCCAAACACAGCAGACGAGTAGCGTCAacggcagcagcagcagcagcagcagcagcagtaaCAACACCGTTCACCACCACAGCAAGAAACGCAAGTTGGAGTACAACGTGAGTCAGCCGGTGATCCAACACGCATTGGTTCAATCGACCGGCGACTACCAATTAGACAATACCGGTCTGCAACAACGGTACTCCGTGAACGGTGCTAATACCGCATTTAGCTCGCTGCACAACAATAATGCGCTGCAGAAGAGTAGCCCGAACCAACAGACCCTGGTACGAGCCTCGACGATCAAGCTCTTAGACACGTACCAACGCTGTGGCCAGAAG AGAAAAACTTGGTCGAGGGAGGGTAATGGTGACGGCCTGGCAGTCCACTCCGCCAACGCGACGAACGCAGTGGGCAGTACTGTAGTGTCGCAACATCATAatcaacagcaacagcagctgcaacaacaacagcagcagcagcaacaacaacaacacaAGCAGACAGGCATGACGGCACATAGCAAGCAAGTAACCAACGCTGCCAATGGAGGCGGTGGCAGCAACCCCCAAGGAGATGGAGATTACCAGTTGGTACAGCACGAGGTTCTCTATTCTATGACTAATCAATATGAAGTCCTCGAGTTTTTGGGCAGAGGTACTTTTGGACAG GTCGTAAAATGCTGGAAAAAGGGAACCAATGAAATAGTTGCCATCAAAATTCTGAAGAACCATCCATCGTATGCGCGCCAAGGGCAGATTGAG GTCTCCATCCTGTCTCGACTCAGTCAGGAAAATGCGGATGAGTTCAACTTTGTGCGCGCTTATGAGTGCTTTCAGCACAAATCCCATACCTGCTTGGTCTTTGAGATGCTAGAACAGAATCTGTATGATTTCCTGAAACAGAATAAATTTTCACCCCTACCCCTCAAGTATATCAGACCGATTCTTCAACAAGTACTCACCGCTCTTTTGAAACTTAAG CAATTGGGGTTAATTCACGCAGACCTTAAACCGGAAAACATTATGTTGGTGGATCCAGTTCGTCAGCCTTATCGTGTAAAAGTTATTGATTTTGGGTCAGCTTCCCATGTATCTAAAGCTGTCTGCAACACGTATTTACAATCGCGATACTACCGTGCACCTGAAATTATACTTGGACTTCCATATTGTGAAGCAATAGATATGTGGTCGCTCGGCTGTGTAGTTGCGGAATTGTTTTTAGGATGGCCTCTATACCCTGGTAGTTCAGAATACGATCAGATTCGATACATAAGTCAGACGCAAGGCCTACCAACGGAACACATGTTAAACAATGCCAGCAAAACAACAAAATTCTTTTACAGAGACATGGACA GTACATATCCATTTTGGCGATTAAAAACACCGGAAGAGCATGAGGCTGAAACTGGTATCAAATCAAAGGAAGCGAGGAAGTATATTTTTAACTGTCTCGATGATATTGGTCAAGTTAATGTCCCGACTGATTTGGAGGGTGGTCAACTTTTGGCAGAAAAAGCAGATAGAAGAGAGTTCATTGACCTCTTGAAGAGGATGCTCACAATGGACCAGGTA GAGCGCCGCATAACACCTGGGGAGGCTCTGAACCATGCCTTTGTTACGCTGGCCCATTTAGTCGATTATGCACATTGTAACAATGTTAAGGCTTCCGTCCAAATGATGGAGGTTTGCCGACGAGCCGGTGACTTCACTGCAAGTCCAGCGCATCATCAAGCTCCTCCAGCACCCCAACCACCACCACCAACATCATTGGTAGCTAATTTCGTGCCGACGACAAATGGTAGTGCCGTAACTTTCACCTTCAACAACCAGTTGACCAATCAAGTACAGCGATTGGTTAGAGAACATCGGACTGCGCAAACAGGATATGATAATCTG TATCAAATATACAGTAACAGTAGTCGTCGTGCGACTCAGTACAGTAGCTCGTCAAGTGGATCAAATAGCGGACGAAGTGGAGTGCACGACTTTCCACATCAATTGGTGCCTGGTCTACTTTGTCATCCACCCAGTTATCAGACGATGCCAAGTCCTGCAAAACACGTAGTTGTTGCTCAA CCTCCACAAGCGCAACAAGGTCCGTTACAAATCCAACCATCGATTATATCGCAGCAGGCCGTTGCTGCTGCAGCTGCAGCTGCCCAACAACAATATGCAGCGGTTCCCGTATCTATGGTGGAAACTGGACGACAAATGTTACTAACC AATGCTGTACAAACCTCTTGGCCTGGTGGAAGTCGTCAAATGGCCGCTATCGTACCATCTTGGCAACAGTTACCACCGCAACATGCAGCCATACAGCAGCCATTACTGAGTGATGCTGGAGATTGGGGAAGACCTCTTATTGTCGATAGTTCTGCTATTCTGCAG GATCAGAGGCCAGTATTTCCTGTCACGGAAGTATACAATACTAGTGCCCTTGTTGAGCATCCTCCTCAAGGTTGGGGCAAGCGTAGTGTTACGAAACATCATCAACATCATGTGTCTGTACCCCCGCAGTCTCAACATAGGCACGAGCATAAAAAGGAAACACAGCAGTTAAGTCCAGTGAAAAAGAGGGTAAAAGAAAGTACTCCACCGAGCAATATGAGACGGCATTCACCTTCCAGCGGTCATTGGCAACAGCAACCCATGCAGCAACACCATCACAGCAGCAAACACAGCAGTAGTCATAATGTAGAACACCATCAAGTTACATCTGGTCGGCAGCAAACTATTACAATTCACGATACACCATCACCTGCAGTTTCTGTTATCACGATAAGTGATAGCGAAGACGAAACACCGGGCAAGTG CTGTGGAGATCGGCAATGTGGAGCCTGTCAAAATTTGGCAACTCGCCTGTCTGGCGATGGACGTCCAGTCCGCGAGGAAGTCATTCGAAG TACGCAGTCAACACCACGCGTGGTTCAACCAATACAGCAAACCCATTCAAGTAGTCAGTCGCATACTAATGGCCACGTAACAACGCATAGTACATCTCAAAGATCGcaacgaaaaaatattatcaGTTGTGTAACTGTCGGTGACAGCGATGGCGAAGCTAGTCCAGGTCGAGCGCATAATCCATACCAACATTTACCGCAACATCCTCAGCATCAACAAACTACGCAGTTAATTAAACACGAACCCCAACAGCAACATCACGTCAGCAG TAGCAGTTCTGGATATTCGTCTCAATCGCAAAAGAAACGTTTATTGGCCAAAGTACAGTCCGAATGTAATATGGTGAATGTTGCGACAAAACCGGAGCCCGGCGTTGAGTACCTTGCACCTCATCCGTGTCACGCGCCAGCCTGTAAAGAGCCACCGACCTATCAg GATGATGCCTATGACATGCATGACTACTTCTTGCAGTATGTGACCACGAGTAGCGCGCATCCGCACCTTCAAGAGCAACACATTGTGTATACGACTGGCACGGACAAGCGGGTATCATGGCCTGGAAAGAGAGCTGAATACAAGCACGAGTACGTTCAACCACCGGCTGCTCATTCCAGAGACCACCAGAAATGGGCGGTAGCGAATACTGTGCATCAGTATAG CTCGTCTCCATTAACGTTGTATGATTCTAGTCGAGCGTTGCCACCACCAGCTCATCACAGCTCGGCCAGACCGTTGCTAGCAAGTCATGCAGCGCATCCACTGCCTGCACATATGCAGCCAACAGCCGTTTATGGATTGGCCCCACTTTCACCGGCCAAACATCAATATCAACCTTCTGGTTTGTGGTTCACCGAGTAA